The Blastocatellia bacterium genomic interval ACATTAATTAGCCATGCATTAGGTTTCATATGTTGGAAAACTTCGTGTCCAAACATTTCTAAGGTCTGTTTTGTTGCAGGAAGAATTAACACTAGAAAATCTACACCTGCAACAAATAGCTTTAATTCATCAGGCGAGAACATTTCATCAATAAATTGATGTGGGCGACCATCGCTATTTAGCCCCCAGGTTTGCATACCAAAACTTTTGCCAATTCTAGCTATTTCTGCTCCAATATCTCCAACTCCTGCAATACCTAAGCAATTTCCTGTGATTGGTTCTAATGGATGACGCTCCCATTTTTGCTCAAGCTGTGCAGCTAAATGCTCACGTAATTTAATTTTGCTAGCTAGAATATAACCAAAAACATACTCACAAATATATTGTCCAAAAACTCCCCAAGGTTTAGTAATTATTACATTTGAAGGTATGGGAGCAGGTAGCAGATTTTCTACACCTGCCCACATTGATTGAATCCACTTTAAATTTTTAGCTAAAGCGTAAATTTCTGGTGGTAAATGCACACCAAAAACGATTTCTGCATCTACAATAGCTTTTTTTGCTTCTTCTTTGGAACGGCAAACTATTAAATCTATTGGTAGTGAAGCTTGCCTAATTAGCTTTTCATACTCTTCAATTTCATTATCTCTCAGTGTATAAAGTAATACTTTGTGTGTACTCATAATTTTTACTTAAGGGAGAAAGTTTTTATTTAGGTAATGTCTTAAAACGAGCAAGTGCTTGTTTTTCTAGCTCTTCTCGGTGATTTGGATGAGCAACATTAATTAAAGCCCTAGCGCGTTCACGTAAGTTTTTTCCATAAAGATAAGCGACTCCATATTCAGTCACTACATAGTGCATATGCGCTCTAGTTGTAACTACTCCAGCACCTTCTTTTAAGAAAGGAACAATTCTAGATTCTCCCTTTTGTGTTGTTGATGGTAGCGCGATAATTGGTTTACCACCTTCAGAAAGTGAAGCACCTCGGATAAAGTCCATTTGTCCACCAACACCAGAATAAAGCCTTGTTCCAATAGAATCAGCACAAACCTGGCCCGTAATATCAACCTCAATTGCACTATTAATTGCTGTAACTTTAGGATTACGACGAATTACAGCAGTATCATTGACATATTCAATATCTAGCATAGAAACTAGAGGATTATCATCAATAAAGTCATAGAGACGGCGAGTTCCCATTACAAAACCACTAACAATTTTTCCTGGATGCACACGTTTACGTGAACCTGTAATAACACCACGTTCAATTAGATTAATTACACCATCAGAAAACATTTCTGTGTGAATACCAATATCTTTATGATTGATAAGTGCTGACAAGACGGCATCTGGAATTGCTCCAATTCCTGTTTGCAAGGTCGCGCCGTCTTCAATAAGTTCTGCACAATTTTTGCCAATAGTTAGTTCTGTTTCTGTTAAATGATGTTGTTCTAGTTCTGGGATTTCTTCTTCAACTGCTATAGCATAGCGAAGTTGGCTAATATGAATTAATCCATCGCCATGCGTTCGCGGCATATTGGAATTAACTTGGGCAATTACTGTTGTAGCTGTTTGAACTGCGGCGCGAGCAACATCAACTGAAACACCAAGCGAACAATAACCGTGGCGGTCTGGTGGGGAAACCTGGACTAGGGCAGCATCTAAAGGAAGTATTTTTTTACGAAATAGCCCTGGAACCTCGCTAAGAAAAACAGGAATATAATCAGCTTCACCAGTTGCTACTGCTGCACGAACATTTCCACCTACAAAAAGCGCGTTAGTGTGAAAACTTTCTTTATGTTTTATATAAGCAGCGTCTCCTTCTGTGTGCAAATGGACAATTTCAACCCCTCGCAGTTCATTTGCTCTTGCCACCATTGCACTTACTAATATTTGTGGTGTTGCTACTGCTCCATGAATAAAAACACGATTAAAGGATTTAATAACAGAAACGGCTTCTTCAGCCTTTACCCATTCCATAAATTTTTGCTCCTAAATTAAACACCAGATTTGTTTGCTAATTTTGTTTGGTTATTTTCAGTTGGTAATAATAATAGTTTAGCTTTAGAAAACTCTAAAACTTTTTCTTTATCAAATAACATTGGATGAAGTTCAGTTTTTAGCCACATTTTTATCATATCATCATAATGTGGGCTAAAAGGTGAGCCAGATTGTCCAGTAGTGTGACACATCCAAGAATTATCTAAATCTCCAAGGTCAACAATTTGACGATAGGACACCGCCCAACCAGTTACTTCAAACCCTCCTTGAGCATTAGCTAAAGGAGGAAAAGCCATTGTGCTGGAGTTTCTACATCACCCCCAATTGCATAAGGCCCTGATTAAAAAGTGGACGAAGTGCGCGGTTTGCTGTTCCAAAAGGATGCTCAAATCTAACTATATGCAGCTTTTTCCATGCCCAAGTTTTAGGATTATTACCAAAGCGTTTGGCTAGTTGTGCTACTGCTTCTTCAAAACTTGCTTGTAAAAGTTCTGACCATTTTTGAGGTTTAGCCAGTTCAACTAATAAAGTCTGGTCATCTTCTTCAATCATTTTTAATAAAATAGGAAGAAATCGACCTACAAAAGAGCTAAGTTTTGATAAACTTCCTGATTCTGCATAACCTAAATAAGCACGTAAATCTTCAGCTAGTAATCCTCCTAAAACCCTTTCTAGCAAATTATGAAGGGTAGTTTGATAAAGGCTTTGTGCTGTACTTTCTGTTGAGGCTTCTCCGTGCCATCCATCAAATTCAAGGATTGCTTTTGCTGCTATTGGACTAAGATCTTCTTTTTCAATATGTTCTAAAAGTAACTCAGCAAATTTTCTACCAGCAATAGTAGTAAAATCGCCTTGTATTTGTCGGCAGTCTTCAATTGTTACTTGGTGATTATTTTCTAGCAGTTCTCTAATACGTTCTGCACGATAACCAGAAACAAAATCACTACTTAAGTGATAAGGGTAGTCATCACCTACAATTTTATTATTAGCTGTAATTATTAAACCTTCAGGAGGGTTATACATTGAAGGCATTTCTTGATAATCAACTATGCCTTGCCAATCATTTGCACTTTCCCAACCTGGTATTGGAAGCGTTCCTGCACTAGGATTCTTTCTAATTGGAGGACAAGCAATTAATTGATAGCCAATATTTCCTTGAGTGTCTGCATAAACCATATTAAATCCTGGTGCTGTCCAATTTTGGAAAGAAGCACGGAACTCATCCCAATTTTTTGCACGATTAAGAGCCAAAAAACTACCTAACAAATTACTAGGTTGATAACCTGTCCACTTAAGCGAAAGTTTATAGTTAAATTCTTCTTTTTTAGAGCTATGTATAGGCAAATCTGAAATTACCGGGCCGTGTTGAGTAACTAAAATTTCTTCTTGGTGGTTAAGTTCATCTTTAATTGCAATGTCTATTTTGACCGTTTCGGCCTCTCGCCAAAGACGTGACCGTAAATAATGATTTGGTTGGTCGGGCAAGAATTTTTCTACAAATAAATCTTGTAAATCAGTCATTGCCGCGGTTGCACCCCAAGCAATATGGTCATTATGTCCAATTGCAATAGTTGGCGCACCGGGTAAAGTTGCCCCAATTGCTTTAAGCGTTGGGCAATCTAGGTGCATTTCATACCATAAACCAGGCATTTGCAAAGGTAAGTGAGGATCATTTGCTAGTAGTGGTTTACCGCTAACAGTCCGACTACCACTAATTACCCAATTATTAGACCCGCCACCCTCGCTTAACATTGGCATTAGCAAGTTTTCTGCGTAACTATTAACTATTTTTTCTGCTATACCTTGATAATCTGCACCAGGTGGAGTAACAAGAGGATGTCCTTTAGGGTAAATAGGTTCCAGCTTGCTAGCTAACCTAGAACCTAAACGTTTTAATATCTTGGCGCGAGTAAGTTCTAAGTCATAGTTAGAAGAAAGTGACCAAGCAAAAGTTTTAATCCAAGCCAAGGTGTCAAGAGGTCGCCAAGCTTCTGGCTTATGACGCAAAAAAGAAAATTCAATAGGCAATTTATTTTCTTGAAGAAAAGCATTAACTCCAGCACTGTAAGCTTCTAATAAACTTGCAGATTCTTTGTCTAATGCTGTAAGGTCAACACTAGCAGCACGATTAATGCCAACGCGATGAATAAAGCGGTCAATTTCTAGCGTTTTGCGGCCAAAAATCGCGGCTGTTTGTCCTAGTCCAATCCGTCGGTGCAGTTCCATTTGCCAAAAACGGTCTTGAGCTTGAACAAAACCTTGTGCATAAAATAAATCATGCTCATTTTGTGCGTAGATATGCGGTACACCCTGATATCACGCCAAACTTCTACTAAAGAATTTAACCCAGCTAGCTTAAAACCTCCTGTTGTTTTAGGTTTATAGCGTTCAGAAGTTTTACGCCATGCATAAGCACCACCTAAACCAACACCAGCCAGCAAGCCTATTCCTAACCAAAATAAGCCACGAGATTTGCTTTTATCATCTTTTGCCATATAATTTTTTGCTCCAGATTGCTAAGTATTGAGTAGGCAGAAAGCAAAAAGAATAAAAGATTCTTACAAATTTCTCAAACCTTTTTAGGTTCTTTCTCTAGTAAATTAAAACAAATATGGATAAATCTATAGCAATAGAATTAGTTGATGTTGGTTATTGTATTAATGCTAATCAATGGTTAGTCAAGGACTTAAGCTTAAAAGTAGTTGTTGGAGAAACATTAGTTTTATTAGGACAAAGTGGTTCAGGTAAAACAACTACACTTAAATTAATTAATCAATTAAGAAGGGCTAGTTGTGGCGAAATTTTTATTTTAGGAAAAAACATTAATGATTGGGATATAACAAAACTTCGTCGTCAAATTGGCTATGTTATTCAAGAAGGAGGACTTTTTCCACATTACACAGTAGAGAAAAATATTGCTTTGCTTCCAGAATTAACTGCTTGGTCAAAAGCCGACATTAAAAACCGTGTCCAAGAATTAATGAAGTTAATAGGTTTATCTTACCAAGAATTTGCTAATCGCTATCCTCATCAGCTTTCTGGCGGCCAACGTCAGCGTGTTGGAGTGGCTAGAGCTTTAGCACTTGACCCACCAATTATTTTACTAGATGAACCTTTTGGGGCTTTAGACCCTATTATTAAAAATCAACTACAAAATGAATTTGCAAACTGGCAACAAAACTTAAATAAAACTGCTATTTTAGTTACCTCATGACATTCAAGAAGCTTTTAAGCTTGCTGATAAAATTGGGCTAATGGTAGATGGTAAACTAGTAGTTTTTGGCACAAAAGAAGACTTTCTAAACTCGCAACATATAGAAGCTAAAGCATTTATGGAATGTTTGAAAATAAAATTTTCCCATCAAACAAATGTTGCAACCTTTTATTCAAACTATTGGTACAAAGTTGTGTGGTCGCTTAACACCGCTTTTTTGATCACAATTTGTATACAGTTCCCAATCTATTTTTTGCTATTTGTGGAAAGAATTCAAAATTAAATCAAATTTCGGGTACTTGGTCTAGTCTTTCTTTTTCTTCTATTTGTGTCATGTTTATAAATTATACTGTTAGGTATTTATTTTCAATAAGTTATAGACTAAAGAATATTACCATAATTCAAGTTTTTAATACAGCATATGTTTTCTGGCTTAAAATTTTCTAAGTAAATGACGGCTAAAGGTTGTATCACTAAAGGCTTTGTTACATAATTGCAAAAAATCTAATCAAAATCTGTTAGTAATTCTAAATAGTGAACTTATAGCAATGGTTAAGTTAATTAGGTTATTCTTCCAGCAAAGTTGGCGTAAAAAGCTAGCCATTATTTCTAGCTTTTTATTGATAATTATAGCTTTATTAGCCGTTGGAATTGGTTTATATGTTCGTAGCGACAATTTTAACCGTTTTGTTATTGCTCAAATTCAAGCTAATGCGCCGCTTTATGGACTACGGGCAGAAATTGAGGGTTTTGGTTTTAGTTTAAGAGAAGGTCAAGCAAATCTAAAAAAAATCAAGCTATTTAATGGGAAAACAGAACAGTTACTTGTTGAAGTTGAACAAGTTAATCTAGTTGCTAAAGTTCTTGACCCTTACGCATTGAAATTAAATCGTAAAGTAGTGCTAGAAACAGTTGATTTATCAGGAGTAAATTTATTTATAGAGCTTAAAAGCGATGGTAGTTCTAATTTTAGCGACTTAAAAACACCTCCAAGCAGCAATGAACCAAGTGCTATTGAACTTGATTATTCAAAACTAATAGCCACTATAACTAATAGTAATATTAGCTTAAAAGATCCAACTAATAGTTTATCCGTTGAACTAAAATCTTTAGACTTAATCTCTAGATTAAAAGGACTTACTCAAACTGACTTAGACTTATCAATAAAAGGTGGAAGTGCTGTTTATCAAGATTACAATGCTACTATTGAATCTATTAATCTTAAGGCTGAAGTAGACGAAAAAGGCTTAAGACTTGCTCCAAGTGAAATTATTACTAATCTAGGTAGCTTAAAATTAAATGGTCAATTAGATGACTGGAAAAAATTACAACATCAAATAAATATAGCTTTAGAAACTAAATCTCTAAAAATACCAAATCTTGAACTTCCAGGATTAACTAAATTTGATGGTCAACTTGCTGGAAACATTGATGTTAGCCGCTTAACAGGCCAACTTACAGCTAGCGAAATTCTTGTGCCAAAAACTAAGCTTACAGGAGTAACAATAGATAATATAGAACTTGTTACAGCACCA includes:
- a CDS encoding D-2-hydroxyacid dehydrogenase, which codes for MSTHKVLLYTLRDNEIEEYEKLIRQASLPIDLIVCRSKEEAKKAIVDAEIVFGVHLPPEIYALAKNLKWIQSMWAGVENLLPAPIPSNVIITKPWGVFGQYICEYVFGYILASKIKLREHLAAQLEQKWERHPLEPITGNCLGIAGVGDIGAEIARIGKSFGMQTWGLNSDGRPHQFIDEMFSPDELKLFVAGVDFLVLILPATKQTLEMFGHEVFQHMKPNAWLINVGRGALINDAALIEALKHNRIAGAVLDVFHQEPLPVSHPFWKLPNCIITPHVGGPSLPSDITKCFITNFHLYWAGKPLLGQINQEKGY
- a CDS encoding acetyl-CoA hydrolase/transferase family protein, whose product is MEWVKAEEAVSVIKSFNRVFIHGAVATPQILVSAMVARANELRGVEIVHLHTEGDAAYIKHKESFHTNALFVGGNVRAAVATGEADYIPVFLSEVPGLFRKKILPLDAALVQVSPPDRHGYCSLGVSVDVARAAVQTATTVIAQVNSNMPRTHGDGLIHISQLRYAIAVEEEIPELEQHHLTETELTIGKNCAELIEDGATLQTGIGAIPDAVLSALINHKDIGIHTEMFSDGVINLIERGVITGSRKRVHPGKIVSGFVMGTRRLYDFIDDNPLVSMLDIEYVNDTAVIRRNPKVTAINSAIEVDITGQVCADSIGTRLYSGVGGQMDFIRGASLSEGGKPIIALPSTTQKGESRIVPFLKEGAGVVTTRAHMHYVVTEYGVAYLYGKNLRERARALINVAHPNHREELEKQALARFKTLPK
- a CDS encoding penicillin acylase family protein, encoding MAFPPLANAQGGFEVTGWAVSYRQIVDLGDLDNSWMCHTTGQSGSPFSPHYDDMIKMWLKTELHPMLFDKEKVLEFSKAKLLLLPTENNQTKLANKSGV
- a CDS encoding penicillin acylase family protein, producing MYAQNEHDLFYAQGFVQAQDRFWQMELHRRIGLGQTAAIFGRKTLEIDRFIHRVGINRAASVDLTALDKESASLLEAYSAGVNAFLQENKLPIEFSFLRHKPEAWRPLDTLAWIKTFAWSLSSNYDLELTRAKILKRLGSRLASKLEPIYPKGHPLVTPPGADYQGIAEKIVNSYAENLLMPMLSEGGGSNNWVISGSRTVSGKPLLANDPHLPLQMPGLWYEMHLDCPTLKAIGATLPGAPTIAIGHNDHIAWGATAAMTDLQDLFVEKFLPDQPNHYLRSRLWREAETVKIDIAIKDELNHQEEILVTQHGPVISDLPIHSSKKEEFNYKLSLKWTGYQPSNLLGSFLALNRAKNWDEFRASFQNWTAPGFNMVYADTQGNIGYQLIACPPIRKNPSAGTLPIPGWESANDWQGIVDYQEMPSMYNPPEGLIITANNKIVGDDYPYHLSSDFVSGYRAERIRELLENNHQVTIEDCRQIQGDFTTIAGRKFAELLLEHIEKEDLSPIAAKAILEFDGWHGEASTESTAQSLYQTTLHNLLERVLGGLLAEDLRAYLGYAESGSLSKLSSFVGRFLPILLKMIEEDDQTLLVELAKPQKWSELLQASFEEAVAQLAKRFGNNPKTWAWKKLHIVRFEHPFGTANRALRPLFNQGLMQLGVM